From the genome of Buchnera aphidicola (Muscaphis stroyani), one region includes:
- the rplQ gene encoding 50S ribosomal protein L17, which translates to MRHLKIGRKLNRNRAHLKAMLRNMACSLFDHEIIKTTLPKAKELRRVVEPIITLSKVDTVAHRRLVFSRIRDNKIVSKLFNNLGPVFLSRLGGYTRILKCGFRSGDKAPMAYIELVDRVKNKKNQKVITS; encoded by the coding sequence ATGCGTCATTTAAAAATTGGTCGTAAATTAAATCGAAATAGAGCTCATTTAAAAGCAATGTTAAGAAATATGGCATGTTCTTTGTTTGATCACGAAATTATAAAGACTACTTTGCCAAAAGCGAAAGAACTACGTCGCGTTGTCGAACCTATAATTACATTGTCAAAAGTTGATACTGTGGCTCATAGACGATTAGTTTTTTCTCGTATCCGTGATAACAAAATAGTATCAAAATTATTTAATAATTTAGGTCCTGTTTTTTTAAGTAGATTAGGTGGATATACTCGTATTTTAAAATGTGGATTTCGATCTGGAGATAAAGCGCCAATGGCTTATATTGAACTAGTTGACCGTGTAAAAAATAAGAAAAATCAAAAAGTTATTACATCTTAA